AATATTGAAGGTAGGCGACGAAGTAGAAATCGTAGGACTACAAGATGAAAAGAAGAAGACAGTAGTAACTGGTGTAGAAATGTTCAGAAAGATACTAGACATGGCAGAAGCAGGAGACAACATAGGAGCACTATTAAGAGGTGTAACAAGAGAAGAAATCGAAAGAGGTCAAGTTCTTGCAAAGCCAGGTTCAGTAAACCCACACAGAAAATTTGAAGGTCAAGTATACGTATTAAAGAAAGAAGAAGGTGGAAGACACACTCCATTCTTTAACGGATACAGACCACAATTCTACTTCAGAACAACAGACGTAACAGGTTCAATCAAGTTACCAGATGGAGTAGAAATGTGCATGCCAGGAGACCACATCAATATGGATGTTGAGTTAATCACTCCAATCGCAATGGAAGAAGGATTAAGATTTGCGATTAGAGAAGGTGGAAGAACAGTAGGCGCTGGCGTTGTTGCTAAGATTTTTGAATAATACAAAACCGGAGGTCGAAGGTCGGAAGTCACCCTTTCGATGGCGGCTTCCGCTTTTGTTTGTATTAGTATTGACAGTAAAATTCTAATGTGATAATGTAATTAAGAAATGTGCAATTTAAGTTGCAGCATTCCGTCTAAATTAGGAGGTGTAAACAGTGAGAGTTAAGGTTACACTTGCATGCCAAGAATGTAAGCAAAGAAACTACCATTCAAACAAAAACAAGAAGAATGACCCAGACAGATTGGAATTCAGAAAGTATTGCAAATTCTGCAAAAAGCACACAGTTCATAAAGAAACAAAGTAATTTTATTAAATTATAAGGGTGTGAAACTATGTCTGCTGAGGTTAAAGTAAGTAAAGTTGGGGAAAATAACAAGATAGTAAAATATCTTAGAGAAGTTAAGGCAGAGTTTAAAAAGATTACTTGGCCTGAAAGAAAAGAAGTTATTAATACTACAAAAATAGTTCTTGGGACTTTGGCTATCTTTACATTGATAGTTTGGCTCATGGATTCAGTTTTTGGATTCGTCTTTAGAAAGGTATTAGATTACATTAGATAAAGGAGGGAGGGGCCGAAGGTCCCTTAGATTATGGCGGACAAAGCAAGATGGTATGTTGTTCACACTTACTCGGGGTATGAGAACAAGGTTAAAGCAAATCTAGAAAAGACAATCGAAAACAGAAATTTACAGCATTTATTCTTTGATATACAAATTCCGATGGAAGAAGTTATTGAAGAAAAAAACAACAAGACAAAGGTTGTCCAAAGAAAAAAATATCCGGGTTATGTGTTGGTTAAAATGATTATGAATGATGATTCTTGGTATATTGTAAGAAATACCAGGGGAGTTACAGGTTTTGTCGGACCAGGGTCTAAACCAGTTCCATTAACTGACGATGAAGTTGATGCTATGGGAATAGTTGAGCCAATTGTTGATTTAGATATTGAGATTGGTGAAAATGTAAAGATTATAAAGGGTCCGCTTGAAAACTTTGTAGCACAAATTCAAGAAATTAACATGGAAAAGAAAAAGATTAAAGCTCTGGTTAACATGTTTGGTAGGGAAACTCCTGTTGAACTTGATTTTAACCAGGTTGAAAAAATACTATAATGTTCATTCTAAGGAGGTGCTAGATTATGGCAAAGAAAGTAGTAGGTATGGTTAAGCTACAATTGCCAGCAGGAAAAGCTACACCAGCTCCACCAGTTGGTCCAGCTTTCGGTCCATATGGTATCAATATCATGCAATTTGTTAAGGAATTCAACGCAAAGACTGAAAAACAAGTAGGTCTTATTATTCCTGTAGTTTGCACAATCTATGCTGACAGATCATTCAGCTTTATTTTAAAGACACCACCAGCATCAGTATTGTTAAAGAAGGCTGCTGGAATTGAAAGCGGTTCACCAGTGCCAAACAAGCAAAAGGTTGCTAAGGTTTCAATGGCTAAGGTTAGAGAAATTGCTGAACTTAAGATGCCAGATTTAAATGCAGGTTCACTAGATGCAGCTATCAGCATGGTTAAAGGAACTGCAAGAAGCATGGGCATTGAAATTGTAGAATAATTCACGCGCAGGCGTGGGAGGTAAAAACCGTTAATACCACGAGGAGGGATATAGATGAAAAGAGGTAAGAATTATTTAGAAGCTGCTAAGTTGGTAGATAGAAATACTCTCTATTCACCAAAGGAAGCTTTAGATTTAGTTCTACAAACAGCAAGAGCTAAATTTGATGAAACTGTAGAAGTTCACGTAAGACTTGGCGTTGACCCAAGGCACGCTGATCAACAAGTTAGAGGTGCGGTAGTATTACCACACGGAACAGGAAAAACTGTTAGAGTTCTTGTTTTTGCTAAAGGCGAAAAGGCAAAGGAAGCAGAGGCTGCAGGTGCAGATTATGTAGGCGCAGAAGAACTTGTAGATAAGATTCAAAAGGAAAATTGGTTTGATTACGATGTAGTTGTTGCTACACCAGATATGATGGGTGTTGTAGGTAAGTTGGGTAAGGTTCTTGGACCAAAGGGATTAATGCCAAACCCAAAATCAGGAACAGTTACATTTGATGTAGCAAAGGCTATAGCTGAAATAAAGGCTGGTAAAGTAGAGTATAGAGTTGATAAAACTGCTATTATCCACGTCCCAGTTGGAAAAAAATCATTTGGAACTGAAAAGCTGGCTGAAAACTTCCATACTTTAATGGAAGCAATCGTTAAGGCAAAACCAGCTGCTGCAAAGGGACAATACATCAAGAGTGTTGTTGTAGCAAGCACAATGGGACCTGGAATTAAGATAAATCCAGTAAAAGTTCTTGAATAATGTTGACTTTTACTAAAGTTAATGGTAAAATTAACGTTGTGTTAATTGAATTAGGAAATTAACCGTAGACAGTAGGTGCCATAAGGCGTAACGGGATACCAACCTACCGAGGTTTTAGATAGGACTTTTAGGCCTCTCTATGTCTACGGAGAGGCCTTTTATATTGTAAAAGGCCTCATAAATAAAGGGCAAGGAGGTGCACAAAGTGGGCAACAGAGAAATAAAAGAAGCAAAAGTTAGGGAACTCGTTGAAAAGTTCCAAAGAGCTCAAGCAATAATCCTAACTTCTTACATTGGAATAACTGTTGCAGAAGACACTGAGCTTCGTAGGAAGATGAGGGAAGCAGGAGTAGAATACAAGGTAGTTAAAAACACGATGACATTAAGAGCAGCAAAAGAACTTGGATTCGAAGGATTAGAAACTTACCTTGAAGGTCCAGTAGCTCTTGCTATCAGCTATGACGATCCAACAGCACCAGCTAGATTGCTTGCTGAGTTTGGAGAAACTCATAAGGCAATTGAATTAAAAGCAGGTATTGTGCAAGGACAATTATTTGATACAGCTAAGGTTAAGGAACTCTCAAAGATACCACCAAGAGAAGTTCTACTTGCAAAGTTCCTTGGAAGCATCAAATCACCAGTTTCAAAACTTGTTTATGTGCTTGATGCTATTAGAAAACAAAAAGAAGAAGCAAATGCATAATAATTAAAAATTTTGGAGGTGTTTTAAATGACAATACAAGAAATCATTCAAGCTATAGAAAATATGACTGTTCTTGAATTAAATGAATTAGTAAAGGCATGCGAAGAAAAGTTCGGAGTTAGCGCAGCAGCTCCAGTAGCAGTTGCAGGTGCAGTAGCTGCAGCTCCAGCAGCTGAAGAAAAGACTGAATTCGATGTAATACTTGCTAACGCAGGTGCTGAAAAGGTTAAGGTTATAAAGGTTGTTAGAGAAATAACTGGTCTTGGATTAAAGGAAGCTAAGGACCTTGTTGACGGAGCTCCAAAGACACTTAAGGAAGGCGTAAGCAAGGAAGAAGCTGAAGCTATAAAGGCTAAGTTAACAGAAGTTGGAGCAACAGTAGAAGTTAAGTAATTGAATAAAATTTTTATAGAACTTTTATAGAAGCTGTCTCGAAAGAGGCAGCTTTTAGTTTTTTAAGAAAAATTTATTTACTTTATTGACATGAAAGGTATGTTGTGGTAACATATTAAAATGCATGAATAATGGGATTATATTGTATTTTTGTAGATAATTTTTTCTCAAAATGTATATAATGCATATTTTTAGTCAACAATATTACAATGGAGTAGTGCGTCATTGGTATTTATTTTATGTAAGGGGTGAGATTTGATGGTACATCCTGTTAAAGTTGGTCGTAGGACCCGTATGAGCTTTTCAAAAATAAAAGAAGTAATCGACATGCCACTTCTTATTGAGATTCAACTCAATTCATACAAATGGTTTTTAGACGAAGGACTTAAAGAAGTATTTGAAGATGTTAATCCAATAACGGATTACACAGGTAATTTGGTTCTCGAATTTATTGACTATAGGTTAGACTATGAGAACATCAAATATTCAGTTGAAGAATGCAAAGAAAGAGACGCTACATACGCAGCTCCATTGAAGGTAAAAGTTAGACTTGTAAATAAAGAAACTGGAGAGGTAAAGGACCAAGAAGTCTATATGGGAGATTTTCCATTAATGACTGAGCAGGGAACCTTTATTATTAATGGGGCTGAAAGAGTCATAGTAAGCCAGCTAGTTAGGTCTCCAGGTGTTTACTATGCAGAGACAATCGACAGATCAGGAAAGAGGCTTTACTCATCAACTGTAATTCCCAATAGAGGTGCTTGGATTGAATATGAAACAGATTCTAATGAAATATTGTATGTAAGGTTAGATAGAACAAGAAAACTACCATTGACAGTATTTATTAGGTCTCTTATGGACATGGGAACAGATGCTGAAATACTTCAATTTTTTGGAGAAGATGAGCACCTTAGAATTACTATCGAAAAAGATGGCTCTAAAACTAAAGATGATGCTTTATTAGAAATTTACAAAAGGTTAAGACCAGGCGAGCCTCCTACAGTTGAAAGTGCAAAAGCTTTATTAGATTCACTATTCTTTGACCCTAAGAGATATGATTTATCAAGGGTTGGTAGATACAAATTCAACAAGAAACTATCTTTAGCAAATAGAATAGTTAATCAGATTTCTGTAAATACTTTAGCTCACCCGCTTACTGGTGAAATATTAATCGAAGAAGGTCAAAAAATCGATAGGGAGACAGCTCAAAAGATACAACACAGTGGTATAAATGTAGTAAATCTATTAATTGAAGGCAAAGAAGTAAGAGTTATTGGAAATAATTTTGTTGATTTGAATAAATTAGGTCTTCCTTATGATTTTAGTGACTTAAAGATTAAGGAAATGGTGCATTTCCCAACATTAAAGGCTATATTGGACGAATTTGATAATGAGGATGATATAAAGGATGCAATTAGGCAAAGAATGAGCGAGCTTGTTCCAAAGCATATAATAAAGGATGATATGTTTGCATCTATTAGCTATTGCCTCAATTTGTCTTTTGGGCTTGGTTATGTAGATGATATCGACCACCTTGGAAATAGGAGAATTAGGTCTGTTGGAGAGTTATTGCAAAATCAATTTAGAATTGGTCTTTCCAGAATGGAAAGAGTTATAAAAGAAAGAATGACTATACAAGATTTAGATGCAGCAACTCCACAGCAGTTGATAAATACAAGACCTGTAGTTGCAGCGATTAAGGAATTCTTTGGTTCATCACAATTATCTCAATTTATGGACCAAACAAATCCTCTATCAGAATTAACTAATAAGAGACGTCTATCCGCTTTAGGACCTGGAGGGCTTTCAAGAGAAAGAGCCGGCTTCGAAGTAAGAGACGTTCACCATTCACATTATGGAAGAATGTGCCCAATTGAAACACCAGAAGGTCCAAACATAGGACTTATAAACTCTCTTGCAACTTATGCAAGAGTTAATGAATATGGATTTATAGAAGCTCCATACAGACTTGTTGATAAGGAAAGCGGAAGAGTTTTGGATAAAGTAGTATATTTAACTGCAGACGAAGAAGACCAATTCATCATTGCCCAAGCAAATGAGCCACTTGATGAAGAAGGTAGATTTATCGATAAGAGGGTTACTGCAAGAGCTAAAAAGGACATTGTAGTTGTTTCACCGCATGAAGTTGATTTGATGGACGTTTCACCTAAGCAGGTTGTTTCAGTAGCAACTGCTATGATTCCGTTCCTTGAAAACGATGACGCAAACAGAGCACTAATGGGCTCAAACATGCAGCGTCAGGCAGTTCCTCTTATTAAAACAGAAGCTCCTATAGTAGGAACAGGTATAGAATATAAGGCTGCAAAGGATTCTGGGATAATTCCTCTTGCTAAGTCTGATGGAGAAGTTATCAAAGTAACTGCTGATAATATACAAATCAGAAGAGATTCTGATGGCAAAATAGAAAGCTATAAATTGTTAAAGTTTAAGCGTTCTAATCAAGGAACGACAATAAATCAAAGACCAATTGTGAACGAAGGCGACAAAGTAAAAGCTGGGGATATAATTGCAGACGGTCCTTCGATTGACCAGGGAGAAATAGCACTTGGTAAAAATATACTTATTGGATTTATGACATGGGAAGGTTACAACTACGAAGACGCTATTTTGATTTCAGAAGAACTTGTAATGAACGATGTATTTACATCAATTCACATAGAAGAATATGAGTGTGAAGCGAGAGACACAAAGCTTGGACCAGAAGAAATAACAAGAGATATTCCAAACGTCGGAGAAGATGCACTTAGAGACCTAGATGATAGAGGAATCATTAGAATAGGTGCAGAAGTAAGATCCGGGGATATACTTGTAGGAAAGGTTACTCCAAAAGGAGAGACAGAACTAACTGCAGAAGAAAGACTTTTAAGGGCTATATTTGGTGAAAAAGCAAGAGAAGTTAGAGATACATCCTTAAGAGTTCCTCATGGTGAGGCAGGTATAATCGTAGATGTTAAGATATTTACAAGAGAAAATGGAGACGAATTACCACCAGGGGTAAATGAGCTTGTAAGAGTTTATATAGCTCAAAAGAGAAAAATATCAGTTGGTGATAAGATGGCAGGTCGTCATGGTAACAAGGGTGTTATTTCAAGAGTATTACCACGTGAAGATATGCCATACCTTCCAGATGGAACTCCACTGCAAATAGTTTTAAACCCTCTAGGTGTTCCTTCGCGTATGAACATAGGTCAAGTTCTTGAAGTTCATCTTGGAAGAGCTGCAAAGAAATTAGGATGGCATGTTGCAACTCCTGTATTTGATGGTGCTACAGAGGAGGATATCCAAGAATGTTTGGTTCAAGCTGGTTATGATCCGGACGGAAAGACTGTTTTATATGATGGAAGAACCGGAGAACCTTTTGACAATAGAGTTACTGTAGGTTATATGTATATTCTTAAGCTAGCCCACCTTGTTGATGACAAGATTCATGCTCGTTCAACGGGTCCATACTCACTGGTAACTCAACAGCCGCTTGGAGGTAAAGCACAATTTGGCGGTCAAAGGTTTGGTGAAATGGAAGTTTGGGCTATCGAGGCATACGGTGCAGCACATACACTTCAGGAGATTCTTACAGTTAAATCAGACGATGTTGTTGGTCGTGTTAAAACTTATGAAGCTATTGTTAAGGGTGAAAATATTCCAGAACCAGGTGTTCCAGAATCATTTAAGGTTCTAATTAAAGAACTTCAATCACTTTGCCTTGATGTTAAGGTTCTTGGAGAGGACAAACAAGAGGTTACTATTAAGGAAGATGTTGATTACGATGATGACCTCGATGAAATTCAAGGAACGATGGAATTTAGAGAAGATATTCCAACAACACCTTTAACAACTACTGAGGATATCGATGATTTTGAAGAAGATTTAGTAGATGATGATGGTGCACTTGAAGATTTAGAAGAGATTGATGATATTGAAAAATTAATGAACTTTAGTG
This sequence is a window from Caloramator mitchellensis. Protein-coding genes within it:
- a CDS encoding EF-Tu/IF-2/RF-3 family GTPase, with amino-acid sequence ILKVGDEVEIVGLQDEKKKTVVTGVEMFRKILDMAEAGDNIGALLRGVTREEIERGQVLAKPGSVNPHRKFEGQVYVLKKEEGGRHTPFFNGYRPQFYFRTTDVTGSIKLPDGVEMCMPGDHINMDVELITPIAMEEGLRFAIREGGRTVGAGVVAKIFE
- the rpmG gene encoding 50S ribosomal protein L33, which codes for MRVKVTLACQECKQRNYHSNKNKKNDPDRLEFRKYCKFCKKHTVHKETK
- the secE gene encoding preprotein translocase subunit SecE, whose amino-acid sequence is MSAEVKVSKVGENNKIVKYLREVKAEFKKITWPERKEVINTTKIVLGTLAIFTLIVWLMDSVFGFVFRKVLDYIR
- the nusG gene encoding transcription termination/antitermination protein NusG encodes the protein MADKARWYVVHTYSGYENKVKANLEKTIENRNLQHLFFDIQIPMEEVIEEKNNKTKVVQRKKYPGYVLVKMIMNDDSWYIVRNTRGVTGFVGPGSKPVPLTDDEVDAMGIVEPIVDLDIEIGENVKIIKGPLENFVAQIQEINMEKKKIKALVNMFGRETPVELDFNQVEKIL
- the rplK gene encoding 50S ribosomal protein L11, yielding MAKKVVGMVKLQLPAGKATPAPPVGPAFGPYGINIMQFVKEFNAKTEKQVGLIIPVVCTIYADRSFSFILKTPPASVLLKKAAGIESGSPVPNKQKVAKVSMAKVREIAELKMPDLNAGSLDAAISMVKGTARSMGIEIVE
- the rplA gene encoding 50S ribosomal protein L1, whose amino-acid sequence is MKRGKNYLEAAKLVDRNTLYSPKEALDLVLQTARAKFDETVEVHVRLGVDPRHADQQVRGAVVLPHGTGKTVRVLVFAKGEKAKEAEAAGADYVGAEELVDKIQKENWFDYDVVVATPDMMGVVGKLGKVLGPKGLMPNPKSGTVTFDVAKAIAEIKAGKVEYRVDKTAIIHVPVGKKSFGTEKLAENFHTLMEAIVKAKPAAAKGQYIKSVVVASTMGPGIKINPVKVLE
- the rplJ gene encoding 50S ribosomal protein L10, with the protein product MGNREIKEAKVRELVEKFQRAQAIILTSYIGITVAEDTELRRKMREAGVEYKVVKNTMTLRAAKELGFEGLETYLEGPVALAISYDDPTAPARLLAEFGETHKAIELKAGIVQGQLFDTAKVKELSKIPPREVLLAKFLGSIKSPVSKLVYVLDAIRKQKEEANA
- the rplL gene encoding 50S ribosomal protein L7/L12 translates to MTIQEIIQAIENMTVLELNELVKACEEKFGVSAAAPVAVAGAVAAAPAAEEKTEFDVILANAGAEKVKVIKVVREITGLGLKEAKDLVDGAPKTLKEGVSKEEAEAIKAKLTEVGATVEVK